The stretch of DNA AGTATATATGAGAATATATAGTTGAACAAAGATTATTATACACCAAAGTCATCATTCAGAATGATTTAAATATGGCTGTTAGAGTAGGGCAGGTAGGGGGCAGATGTTTGTGAGAGTGATTGAAGTCCAGTTTTGCAACTAACCTTTTACAAACCTGTTCCCGAGTCATGTTTTTCTCAGGACCAAACCAGTGTGCAACTCTATTGTCTGGGCCTAGAAAAGAGTCTGACTGGATTTGTATGACAATAGAATTCAATCTAAAGGGAGCATGAGGTTGACATGTGCTTAGTGTCATGGGGGCAGATATATAGAACAGTTTGTGCTGACATGATAACTCACCTGATTTTACTAACAATGCTCTGACCTTTTTTTCGGACACATAAAAGGCTCTGGGACGAGGACAGACCTGTCCTGTTGACCTACACAGTCATGATGGGTAAGgtaagcagaacatatcattgtacaaaaaaaaaacattacaagacTGCCTTTCAAGTCTATCGCAATTCAAGTTCAGGTTTAGTCATAAGGGTTTTGTGTGAAATCATAATTGTTGTACGATCCCAGGAAAATTGTTGCCTGGTTCCAGATATGATTGTGCTGAGTACCCAACTCCTGTAGCAGTTGTTTGGCATGGCATTGACAATGACAATAGGTGTTAGTGAGTCAGCACATacagatctggtaccaggctaGGAAAATAGTACTTGAGGGGTTCTCCTATCCTTTGTGCAATTCTCAAAAATACTTGCAATGTCAATTTTATGTGTAAATCCAAATAAAGAGGTGTTTTTCATCCAGAAAGAAGGTTCTAAGCTAGTTTGATGTAGAGATGTTTTTGTGCTTGTATTCCCATTACTTTAGAGGCTTTCATTCAAATCTAGAGATATGCTTCTGCCTGTATTCCCATTAACTTTAGAGGCTCTCTGTTCAGATCATCTTCTACGAGGGCAGGAACTTTGAGGGACGCCACTATGAGTGCAGTGGGGACTGCGCTGACATGCACTCCCACTTCTCCCGGTGTAACTCCATCCGGGTGGACAGTGGGTGCTGGGTGGCCTATGAGAAGTCGAACTATTCTGGGTACCAGTATATGCTGACAAGGGGGAAGTACCCCGACCACCACCGCTGGTCCGGCTTCAACGACTGCATCCGCTCCTGTCGCATCATCCCTGCTGTGAGAACAACTTCATCTTGACTGACATGACACGACATAGCACAAGCAAATGCTCTTGAATCTGTTATTCCTTCATAAACAGTTATGACAGCTGACACAAGTTAGACATAGGCAATTGACTTGACAAAaaacttgtatttgtgagaggtattgacatgttgaatgcaccgagctgtctgttttgaACTCGAACACCCATgcgtaccccacaagacatgccaccagaggtctcttcacagtccccaagtccagaacagactatgggaggcgcacagtactacatagagccatgactacatgaaactctattccacatcaagtaactcatgccagcagtaaaaaacagataaaaatacacgttatggaacagcggggactgtgaagcaacacaaacatagacacatgcatacaaacatacGATAACATATgtactatacacacatgtacacattgaTTCTGTGGTATACATATGTGGCAGTAGAGTaaaggcctgagggcacacaattaATATATTGGGAAATcttttatgaatgtattgtaatgttttccaAATtgacttaattttgctggaccccaggaagagtagctgctgccttggcatggggatggggatccataataaatacaaatacaaactatTATTTAGGAATGTTTGTACGAGGTATGCCTTGCCAATTGAAATTGGCCAAAACAACGATTTTGTTTGAATCAATACAGGCTTAAATGTGACTGTCAGATTGTTGTCAGATTCAGATTCAAGATTCCTATAAATGTACATCAGCTGTCATGACTGATTAGAACACCTTACATAATTGTTATGACAATATTGTGTGTACCTAGGGAGCCTTCATACTGAGTGTTCAGACCTAAAAGTCTGATATAGAAAACCATTATTTCAGTTCGGTAAAGTGAATCCATTTTCTCCTCGCGCAGTATAACGGAAACTACAGGATGAAGATCTTTGAGAGATCAGACTTCGGAGGCAAGATGATGGAGCTGAGCGACGACTGTCCCAACCTGCAGGACCGCTTCCACCTGAGAGACATCTCATCCTGCAATGTCATGGAGGGCTACTGGATCCTCCACGAGCACCCCAACTACAGGGGTCGTCAGTACTTCCTACGCCCTGGCGAGTACAACAAGCACAGCGACTGGGGCAGCATGAGCTCCACCAGTGGCTCAGTGCGTCGCGTCATAGAGCTGAAGCAAACCAACCAATAAAGCAGAGTCTCTAGATCTCTCTCCAGCCAGGCTAGATCTCTCTAAACGCCTGTAGAATTCTGTACAGGGGTTGACTAAATGAGCCAATCTCAACATATGGTTGGTGTCAGGGAATAAGGAGACTGTCCTTTAATAATTAGTATCACTGGATGATAATATGACTGGGCAGAAGTAAGAAAGCAGTGTCTTGGAATCCTGGTGTAGTTGTACAAAGAGCATTTAGAAGGCTTTCAACAAAAcatcaaatgatggaatttcttgtggaagaatggtgtcatccctcaaatagagttccagacacttgtagaatctatgccaaatgCGCATTGACGCCGTtccggctcgtggtggcccaatgccctattaagataATTTATGTTGGTGTTTACTTTATTTTGTGAGTTACCTGTAGCTCTACTGTATAGTTACTGTAAAGGTACATTACATTTAAAATCAAAGAGGGATGTGCACATATCTCAACATTAGAATACTTTCTCTTTTTTTGTCTACAACATaaggtctgaaaacatctgacaaacttaCATTTTGAAGTGAAATATCCCATTGAATTGGCCAGTGAGATGCTTtaccaattgaaataaataagacATACAGTAAGCTGTTTCCCAcaattgtcacgcctgctcccgctccccctccctggcactCGAGgacgccaggctgcccatcattacgcacacctgtcaccattattACGCACATCAGAGCAATATTGGACTcccctggactccttcacttggttgattgccccctctatatctgtctgttcctcagtttaccctgtgtcagcattaatgtcgttatgtttttcatgtccagacactgtcctgtcctgtttcatgtctgtttattaattaaatattcactctgtgtacttgcttctcgtctccaagtGTCTGTCCTTACAACAAttgactgcagagagagaacatttatCAGACTACCCTTCACTTTGAGGACTGGGTGTATGAATGAGTACATGATCGAATGTCAACAAAAGCTACAATCTGGGATTCGTTTTTCAGATAAATGGAAACTCTAAATGCAAGGACTGACAGTTCATGACATCCACAAGATAGTTGTACACATATGGTGAagctatacattgtttgtttatgttgttgttgtttgtaaacaatggagTAATAATGTCGATAGCCTTTTTGATGCAGGCCTCAGAGTCGATGCAGACATGGCAGATGCCCTCACTGTGTCCCAGCACAGGGATGCCCTTGGCAGCTCTCTGAATGTCTCTGACCAGCTGGGACAACCCTCGAGGGATGATCAGGTCTATCATCTTATCTAGTCTACACAGGTCCTCCACATCCTAACGGGTATTCACCTtcaacacacacattttactaACATACTTTATTACGATGCAAATGACGTCATAATCTCctcaatcaaagtttgtaccgacagatgtagcctattgaataGACTATCATTATATAATTCCTGTAGGTTtccactccaaccccagttgtaactaatctAATTCATTTTATAAACCAACTCATTATTAGAAACagatgcgctagattagggttggaatgaaaacctacaggatggtagctctccaggaacaaggttggagagccctcttatagaatatgcataaaatacatcctccaattgcaatgtctgtgtcagggttgtgtgcagcGAAGTAGCAGAGTCAaatgcaggacacaggtgttgagcgaaaCACAAAACGTTTACTCAAAAATCACAGCAAAATTCCACAAAGGGAAAAATTACCAAAACATATAAGAAATAACAACAACCACTAAAgtaacaaacaatcacggacaaaacagaaatgaaagccagagggttaaatagggaacataataggggaattgaaaccaggtgtgtataatacagacaaaacaaaacgaaacagaaaaatggatcggtggtgactagaaagccggtgacgtcgaccgccgaacaccacccgaacaaggagaagggccgacttcggcggaagtcgtgacagtctgcctatgcccacacataTTGTCTCAAGAAAATGTTATATTGGTAATACGCTCAaacaccaatatatatatatttttattactaTTCAGCTTCAactaaccatcctaaaatctcattaGAAATTAGGTGTTTTTGATGTGACAGTAACGTTATAGGCCTACTatgctatgctattatattctGTTCGGTAAAATACAAATGAATCGTTATGTCATCTtgcgagacattgattcag from Salvelinus sp. IW2-2015 linkage group LG25, ASM291031v2, whole genome shotgun sequence encodes:
- the LOC111951602 gene encoding gamma-crystallin S-1-like isoform X1 — encoded protein: MMGKRLSVQIIFYEGRNFEGRHYECSGDCADMHSHFSRCNSIRVDSGCWVAYEKSNYSGYQYMLTRGKYPDHHRWSGFNDCIRSCRIIPAYNGNYRMKIFERSDFGGKMMELSDDCPNLQDRFHLRDISSCNVMEGYWILHEHPNYRGRQYFLRPGEYNKHSDWGSMSSTSGSVRRVIELKQTNQ
- the LOC111951602 gene encoding gamma-crystallin S-1-like isoform X2; its protein translation is MMGKIIFYEGRNFEGRHYECSGDCADMHSHFSRCNSIRVDSGCWVAYEKSNYSGYQYMLTRGKYPDHHRWSGFNDCIRSCRIIPAYNGNYRMKIFERSDFGGKMMELSDDCPNLQDRFHLRDISSCNVMEGYWILHEHPNYRGRQYFLRPGEYNKHSDWGSMSSTSGSVRRVIELKQTNQ
- the LOC111951602 gene encoding gamma-crystallin M2-like isoform X3 — translated: MHSHFSRCNSIRVDSGCWVAYEKSNYSGYQYMLTRGKYPDHHRWSGFNDCIRSCRIIPAYNGNYRMKIFERSDFGGKMMELSDDCPNLQDRFHLRDISSCNVMEGYWILHEHPNYRGRQYFLRPGEYNKHSDWGSMSSTSGSVRRVIELKQTNQ